One genomic segment of Sminthopsis crassicaudata isolate SCR6 chromosome 2, ASM4859323v1, whole genome shotgun sequence includes these proteins:
- the RGS3 gene encoding regulator of G-protein signaling 3 isoform X11 codes for MPFFRDLSKPGPLEFHSEMLLSMYRTRSGNLQRRHTMKEAKDMKNRLGIFRRRNDSPGGNVAGKADKGMKSLKPTSEEALKWGESLEKLLLHKYGLAVFRAFLRTEFSEENLEFWLACEDFKKVKSQSKMASKAKKIFSEYIAIQACKEVNLDSYTRDHTKDNLQNVTRGCFDLAQKRIYGLMEKDSYPRFLRSELYLDLINQKKLSPPL; via the exons ATGCCCTTTTTCCGAGATCTGTCCAAGCCAGGGCCTCTAGAGTTCCACTCAGAGATGCTCCTGAGCATGTACCGGACACGGAGTGGGAACCTGCAACGGAGACACACGATGAAAGA gGCCAAAGATATGAAGAACAGATTGGGGATTTTCCGGAGAAGAAATGACTCTCCTGGGGGCAACGTGGCTGGCAAGGCAGACAAAGGGATGAAGTCCCTGAA GCCCACCTCTGAGGAGGCGCTCAAGTGGGGAGAGTCTCTGGAGAAACTGCTGTTGCATAAAT ATGGACTAGCAGTGTTTCGTGCCTTCCTCCGAACAGAGTTCAGTGAAGAGAACTTAGAATTTTGGCTGGCATGTGAGGACTTCAAGAAAGTCAAGTCCCAATCCAAAATGGCATCCAAGGCAAAGAAGATCTTTTCAGAATATATTGCCATCCAGGCGTGTAAAGAG GTGAACCTGGACTCCTACACACGGGACCACACCAAGGATAACCTGCAGAATGTCACCAGGGGCTGCTTTGACCTGGCTCAGAAGCGAATCTATGGGCTCATGGAGAAGGACTCCTATCCTCGTTTCCTCCGCTCAGAGCTCTACTTAGACCTCATTAACCAGAAGAAGCTGAGCCCTCCATTGTAG
- the RGS3 gene encoding regulator of G-protein signaling 3 isoform X10, translating into MYHMMVDFSEKYLERAKDMKNRLGIFRRRNDSPGGNVAGKADKGMKSLKPTSEEALKWGESLEKLLLHKYGLAVFRAFLRTEFSEENLEFWLACEDFKKVKSQSKMASKAKKIFSEYIAIQACKEVNLDSYTRDHTKDNLQNVTRGCFDLAQKRIYGLMEKDSYPRFLRSELYLDLINQKKLSPPL; encoded by the exons gGCCAAAGATATGAAGAACAGATTGGGGATTTTCCGGAGAAGAAATGACTCTCCTGGGGGCAACGTGGCTGGCAAGGCAGACAAAGGGATGAAGTCCCTGAA GCCCACCTCTGAGGAGGCGCTCAAGTGGGGAGAGTCTCTGGAGAAACTGCTGTTGCATAAAT ATGGACTAGCAGTGTTTCGTGCCTTCCTCCGAACAGAGTTCAGTGAAGAGAACTTAGAATTTTGGCTGGCATGTGAGGACTTCAAGAAAGTCAAGTCCCAATCCAAAATGGCATCCAAGGCAAAGAAGATCTTTTCAGAATATATTGCCATCCAGGCGTGTAAAGAG GTGAACCTGGACTCCTACACACGGGACCACACCAAGGATAACCTGCAGAATGTCACCAGGGGCTGCTTTGACCTGGCTCAGAAGCGAATCTATGGGCTCATGGAGAAGGACTCCTATCCTCGTTTCCTCCGCTCAGAGCTCTACTTAGACCTCATTAACCAGAAGAAGCTGAGCCCTCCATTGTAG